A genome region from Rhinopithecus roxellana isolate Shanxi Qingling chromosome 10, ASM756505v1, whole genome shotgun sequence includes the following:
- the LOC104654869 gene encoding LOW QUALITY PROTEIN: olfactory receptor 8S1-like (The sequence of the model RefSeq protein was modified relative to this genomic sequence to represent the inferred CDS: inserted 2 bases in 1 codon) → MRNHGIVPEFVLLGLSAGSQTQALLFVLFLVIYLLTVMGNLLLLLVVNADSRFHTPMYFFLGQLSFLDLCHSSVTVPKLLENLLSEKKTISVEGCMAQVFFVFATEGTESCLLAVMAYDHYVAISSPLLYGQVMNRQLCAGLVGGSWSLAFLDALINILVALNLDFCEAENIHHFSCELPSLYPLSCSDVSASFTTLLCSSILHFFGNFLMIFLSYICILSTXRISSTTGRSKAFSTCSSHLTAVIFFYGSGLLHDLMPNSGSIQELIFSLQYSVITPMLNPLIYSLKNREVKAAVRRTLRKYF, encoded by the exons ATGAGAAACCACGGCATTGTCCCCGAGTTTGTCCTCCTCGGGTTGTCTGCTGGTTCCCAGACCCAAGCTCTGCTCTTTGTGCTGTTCCTGGTGATTTACCTCCTGACTGTGATGGGaaacctgctgctgctgctggtggttaATGCTGATTCTCGTTTCCACACACCCATGTACTTCTTCTTGGGACAATTGTCCTTCTTGGATCTCTGCCATTCCTCTGTCACTGTACCTAAGCTGTTGGAGAACCTCCTGTCTGAGAAGAAAACCATCTCAGTAGAGGGCTGCATGGCTCAGGTCTTCTTCGTGTTTGCCACTGAGGGCACTGAATCCTGCCTGCTTGCTGTGATGGCCTATGACCACTATGTTGCCATCAGCTCTCCTTTGCTCTATGGCCAAGTGATGAACAGACAGCTGTGTGCAGGGCTGGTGGGGGGCTCATGGAGCTTGGCTTTTCTGGATGCCCTCATCAATATCCTTGTAGCTCTCAATTTAGACTTCTGTGAGGCTGAAAATATCCACCACTTCAGCTGTGAGCTGCCCTCTCTCTATCCTTTGTCTTGCTCTGATGTGTCTGCAAGTTTTACCACCCTGCTCTGCTCCAGCATCCTGCATTTCTTTGGAAATTTTCTCATGATATTCTTGtcttatatttgcattttgtcCAC GAGGATCAGCTCCACTACAGGCAGAAGCAAAGCCTTCTCcacctgctcctcccacctcactgcAGTGATTTTCTTTTATGGCTCTGGATTACTCCACGATCTCATGCCAAATTCAGGATCCATTCAAGAGTTGATCTTCTCCTTGCAGTACAGCGTGATCACTCCCATGCTGAATCCCCTCATCTACAGCCTGAAGAACAGGGAGGTGAAGGCAGCTGTGAGAAGaacattgagaaaatatttctag